A genomic segment from Longimicrobium sp. encodes:
- a CDS encoding ISH6 family transposase: protein MLLSVNTIVHLYIKVQLEEVTINSLAEWAFARRAELMRMLLEPLVELAQKEWLDRVEAGAAEMVCTACGVVHQGGKSWVRRGSRPRTVKTSSGEIELALVQVTCRECGKTRAPCMEGLGMEPRRQCTRELTRKLVERVYDTSYHKSVQTARDCMGVGVAASTLHRLVQESAARVELTPDPECEVVMADGTPVRAGERMRSGTRVEHEELRLAVQLIGRTDEDTDRPKAQLRLIGLGVGLRTWPVVLPGDTRTKLIVTDAEPALVPHVRDQYPQARHQMCEWHIAHTLDWPLRKDGVGLKQRRRLQDELHSIIWGKRSQAEKRALYDAFIERLSCSPSAQYQLRQAASRILYDEPSSETTTSLIERQMREVDRRAEIGARWSTRGIRNLMLLRMCRTHNVADYARVWMC from the coding sequence CGGTGAACACCATTGTCCACCTGTACATCAAGGTACAGCTGGAGGAAGTGACGATCAACAGCCTCGCGGAGTGGGCCTTCGCGAGGCGGGCGGAGCTCATGCGCATGCTGCTGGAGCCGCTCGTGGAGCTCGCGCAGAAGGAGTGGCTGGACCGCGTGGAAGCGGGAGCGGCCGAGATGGTGTGCACCGCCTGCGGCGTCGTGCACCAGGGAGGGAAGAGCTGGGTACGCCGGGGCAGCCGGCCACGGACCGTGAAGACGAGCAGCGGCGAGATCGAGCTCGCGCTGGTCCAGGTCACCTGCCGGGAGTGCGGCAAGACGCGCGCACCGTGCATGGAAGGCCTCGGGATGGAGCCGCGGCGCCAGTGCACGCGGGAACTGACGCGCAAGCTGGTGGAGCGGGTCTACGACACGAGCTACCACAAGAGCGTGCAGACGGCGCGGGACTGCATGGGCGTGGGTGTCGCGGCGTCCACGCTGCACCGGCTGGTCCAGGAGTCAGCGGCGCGGGTGGAGCTTACGCCCGACCCGGAGTGCGAGGTGGTCATGGCCGATGGAACGCCGGTCCGGGCGGGTGAACGGATGCGTTCGGGTACGCGCGTGGAGCATGAGGAGCTGCGGCTTGCGGTCCAACTGATCGGGCGCACCGACGAGGATACCGATCGGCCCAAGGCACAGCTTCGGCTGATCGGGCTGGGCGTCGGGCTCAGGACCTGGCCCGTGGTGCTCCCTGGTGACACTCGGACCAAGCTCATCGTCACGGATGCCGAGCCGGCGCTGGTGCCACACGTTCGCGATCAGTACCCGCAGGCGCGGCACCAGATGTGTGAGTGGCACATCGCGCACACGCTCGACTGGCCGCTGCGGAAGGACGGCGTGGGCCTGAAGCAGCGACGGCGCTTGCAGGACGAGTTGCACTCGATCATCTGGGGCAAGCGGAGCCAGGCCGAAAAGCGGGCGCTGTACGACGCGTTCATCGAACGTCTGTCATGCAGTCCGAGCGCGCAGTACCAGCTCCGCCAGGCGGCGTCGAGGATCCTCTACGACGAGCCTTCGAGCGAGACGACCACGAGCCTGATCGAGCGGCAGATGCGCGAGGTGGACAGGCGGGCAGAGATCGGCGCGCGGTGGTCCACCCGCGGAATCAGGAATCTGATGCTGCTCCGGATGTGCCGGACGCACAACGTAGCCGATTACGCGCGCGTCTGG